CTTAAAAATTGCGATGGTTGCAGTGCCGCTGATTGGCGGAATTATTTTGTTGATTTAGATTTCTATCCATTCAGAGAAATGCCAGAAAATGAAATAAACTATTACCCTATCAAAAAGACGATAATTCTTACAGTCTTTTTAATAGGATAATAGCTTTTTCTCTCTTATTATACCCCTCGCTTATTTCCCCAAACTAATGCATGTACTTGCGGCAGAACGCGAACCCGATTCAGCACAGTGGATGCCACGACTTGATCAATCAACCATTCATACTTATTCAATAAATGCCTGGATAATTGCTGTGGCTCTATTTCCTCTAAATCATCATTCCCTACCTGCAGGAAAAAAGCAAGCTTCGGATAACGCTGATGTACTTTTTCAGCATAGCGAAGATCTTCTTGATCAAAAATCACTATCTTTAAGCTGGTATGTACCAATCGCTCATTAACTTCCAATTGATGAATAATATCATCTAACTTCTCCCAGTTTGTTTTCATCTTAGAACTTGGGGGCTTGGGAGATATGGTCAGATCATCAATTTTAACAAACCAATCCTGATAACGGCTTCCTTGGGTTTCCAGAGCCACCTCAATATGATGCTCCTGAAGCACATCAATCAAATCGTCCATAGCGGATAACAAAGCTGGATTCCCGCCTGAAATCGTCACATGGTCAAAGTGATTCCCTCCTATTTCTTGCAGCCGCTGCCAAATTTCCGTACTCGTCATTGGAACGACATCTTCTTTCGCACTCCCATCCCAAGTGAAGGCAGAATCGCACCAGGCGCACCGGTAATCACATCCGGCGGTCCGAACGAACATCGTTTTTCTTCCTACCACCATGCCTTCTCCTTGAATCGTGGGACCGAATATTTCTAAAACAGGTATTTTACGCATGGTACATCCACTCCCGTCTTGCTTCTGCATAGCTTGTCGGTGTTTCAAATAACCGCACAAATTCCACCTGGCATTGGTTGGGAAGTTCTTGGACAGCTGCTTCCATTTGTTCGAACATCCAGACAACCATATTTTCTGCTGTTGTATTCATTTTCGGTAAAGTTTCATTGACATAACGGTGATCCAGGAATATTTCCAACTTGTCTTTCCAAATCTCTTTGATATCCCCAAAATCAATCACCATCCCTATATTATCCACAAAACCGCTGATACCGAATACGACTCGATACGTGTGGCCATGAAGATTCTTACATTTCCCCTCATAACAATGAAGATGGTGTGCAGCATCAAACGTAAATTCCTTACTTACCATCACCCGTTTCTGATGATAAGCCAGCTGTTCCCTATGAATATCCTCGTCCAGTTTTTGCAACGCTTCAACAATACGAAATCCATACATTACGGATGCACTTCCTGTCTTCTTGCCAGATATTGATCTAAGCCACGCTGGCGCAATTGACATGCCGGACATTCGCCGCATCCTGCACCTCTCACGCCATTATAGCAGGTTAATG
The nucleotide sequence above comes from Oceanobacillus timonensis. Encoded proteins:
- the queE gene encoding 7-carboxy-7-deazaguanine synthase QueE codes for the protein MRKIPVLEIFGPTIQGEGMVVGRKTMFVRTAGCDYRCAWCDSAFTWDGSAKEDVVPMTSTEIWQRLQEIGGNHFDHVTISGGNPALLSAMDDLIDVLQEHHIEVALETQGSRYQDWFVKIDDLTISPKPPSSKMKTNWEKLDDIIHQLEVNERLVHTSLKIVIFDQEDLRYAEKVHQRYPKLAFFLQVGNDDLEEIEPQQLSRHLLNKYEWLIDQVVASTVLNRVRVLPQVHALVWGNKRGV
- the queD gene encoding 6-carboxytetrahydropterin synthase QueD, translated to MYGFRIVEALQKLDEDIHREQLAYHQKRVMVSKEFTFDAAHHLHCYEGKCKNLHGHTYRVVFGISGFVDNIGMVIDFGDIKEIWKDKLEIFLDHRYVNETLPKMNTTAENMVVWMFEQMEAAVQELPNQCQVEFVRLFETPTSYAEARREWMYHA